From Camelus bactrianus isolate YW-2024 breed Bactrian camel chromosome 16, ASM4877302v1, whole genome shotgun sequence, the proteins below share one genomic window:
- the RNASEK gene encoding ribonuclease kappa isoform X1 has protein sequence MVGSRSHAPSAAPPVLRPPSEPPSPARFPTAGWGFHSPPSYPAYIKAIPDSLLHGVASVLWAQAGRLRHRPQRLGSDHIMLGIFFNVHSAVLIEDVPFTEKDFENGPQNIYNLYEQVSYNCFIAAGLYLLLGGFFFCQVRLNQRKEYMVR, from the exons ATGGTTGGGTCCAGAAGCCACGCCCCCTCGGCCGCCCCACCAGTTCTCCGTCCTCCGAGCGAGCCCCCTAGTCCAGCCCGCTTCCCCACAGCTGGTTGGGGCTTCCACTCACCGCCTTCCTACCCGGCCTACATCAAGGCGATCCCCGACTCCCTTCTTCATGGCGTCGCTTCTGTGCTGTGGGCCCAAGCTGGCCGCCTGCGGCATCGTCCTCAGCGCCTGGGGAGTGATCAT ATAATGCTCGGAATCTTTTTCAATGTCCACTCCGCTGTGCTTATTGAGGATGTTCCCTTCACGGAGAAAGATTTTGA GAATGGCCCCCAGAACATATACAACCTTTACGAGCAAGTCAGTTACAACTGTTTCATCGCCGCGGGCCTTTACCTCCTCCTCGGAGGCTTCTTTTTCTGCCAGGTTCGGCTCAATCAGCGCAAGGAATACATGGTGCGCTAG
- the RNASEK gene encoding ribonuclease kappa isoform X2, whose product MASLLCCGPKLAACGIVLSAWGVIMLIMLGIFFNVHSAVLIEDVPFTEKDFENGPQNIYNLYEQVSYNCFIAAGLYLLLGGFFFCQVRLNQRKEYMVR is encoded by the exons ATGGCGTCGCTTCTGTGCTGTGGGCCCAAGCTGGCCGCCTGCGGCATCGTCCTCAGCGCCTGGGGAGTGATCATGTTG ATAATGCTCGGAATCTTTTTCAATGTCCACTCCGCTGTGCTTATTGAGGATGTTCCCTTCACGGAGAAAGATTTTGA GAATGGCCCCCAGAACATATACAACCTTTACGAGCAAGTCAGTTACAACTGTTTCATCGCCGCGGGCCTTTACCTCCTCCTCGGAGGCTTCTTTTTCTGCCAGGTTCGGCTCAATCAGCGCAAGGAATACATGGTGCGCTAG